A single Vibrio sp. YMD68 DNA region contains:
- the eno gene encoding phosphopyruvate hydratase, translated as MSKIVKVLGREIIDSRGNPTVEAEVHLEGGFVGMAAAPSGASTGSREALELRDGDKSRFLGKGVLKAIEAVNGPIAEALVGKDAKAQADVDQVMIDLDGTENKSKFGANAILAVSLANAKAAASAKGMPLFEHIAELNGTAGQFSMPLPMMNIINGGEHADNNVDIQEFMIQPVGAKTLKEGLRIGAEVFHNLAKVLKSKGYSTAVGDEGGFAPNLKSNAEALEVIAEAVAAAGYELGKDVTLAMDCAASEFFDKEAGIYNMKGEGKTFTSEEFNHYLAELANNFPIVSIEDGLDESDWDGFKHQTELLGNKLQIVGDDLFVTNTKILAEGIEKGVANSILIKFNQIGSLTETLAAIKMAKDAGYTAVISHRSGETEDATIADLAVGTAAGQIKTGSMSRSDRVAKYNQLIRIEEALGSKAPYNGLKEVKGQ; from the coding sequence ATGTCTAAGATCGTTAAAGTTCTAGGTCGTGAAATTATTGATTCACGTGGTAACCCAACTGTAGAAGCTGAAGTACACCTAGAAGGCGGTTTCGTAGGTATGGCTGCTGCTCCATCTGGCGCATCTACTGGTTCTCGCGAAGCTCTTGAGCTACGTGACGGTGACAAATCACGTTTCCTAGGTAAAGGTGTTCTTAAAGCTATTGAAGCTGTAAACGGCCCAATCGCTGAAGCTCTAGTTGGTAAAGACGCAAAAGCTCAAGCTGACGTTGACCAAGTGATGATCGACCTTGACGGAACTGAGAACAAATCTAAGTTCGGTGCTAACGCTATCCTAGCTGTTTCTCTAGCGAACGCTAAAGCGGCTGCTTCTGCTAAAGGCATGCCTTTATTTGAGCACATCGCTGAGCTAAACGGTACTGCTGGTCAGTTCTCTATGCCTCTACCAATGATGAACATCATCAACGGTGGTGAGCACGCTGATAACAACGTTGACATCCAAGAGTTCATGATCCAACCAGTTGGCGCTAAGACTCTTAAAGAAGGTCTACGCATCGGCGCTGAAGTATTCCACAACCTAGCTAAAGTTCTTAAGTCTAAAGGCTACAGCACTGCAGTTGGTGATGAAGGTGGTTTCGCTCCTAACCTTAAATCTAACGCTGAAGCGCTAGAAGTTATCGCAGAAGCTGTTGCAGCTGCTGGTTACGAACTAGGTAAAGACGTTACTCTTGCTATGGACTGTGCAGCATCTGAGTTCTTCGACAAAGAAGCTGGCATCTACAACATGAAGGGCGAAGGTAAAACTTTCACTTCTGAAGAGTTCAACCACTACCTAGCTGAGCTAGCGAACAACTTCCCAATCGTTTCTATCGAAGACGGTCTTGACGAGTCAGATTGGGATGGCTTCAAGCACCAAACTGAACTTCTAGGCAACAAGCTTCAAATCGTTGGTGACGATCTGTTCGTTACAAACACTAAGATTCTTGCTGAAGGTATCGAGAAAGGCGTAGCTAACTCTATCCTTATCAAGTTCAACCAAATCGGTTCTCTAACTGAGACTCTAGCTGCTATCAAGATGGCTAAAGACGCTGGCTACACTGCAGTAATCTCTCACCGTTCTGGCGAAACTGAAGATGCAACTATCGCTGATCTAGCGGTAGGTACTGCTGCAGGTCAAATCAAAACTGGTTCTATGAGCCGTTCTGACCGTGTTGCTAAGTACAACCAACTAATCCGTATCGAAGAAGCTCTAGGT